Proteins encoded in a region of the Dreissena polymorpha isolate Duluth1 chromosome 6, UMN_Dpol_1.0, whole genome shotgun sequence genome:
- the LOC127833292 gene encoding uncharacterized protein LOC127833292, producing the protein MAEVIDDLFSSNVDERDVKYFEFLAKDKNIQNWKYDISAKTIKASPKDSFELEVFKEVIAIFERRVWKEVTSTWLISAVKTFFDDRKHRSQFEFAHPVFSDNQCAKSQCTLFASNRVDLERLLDKLKLLWSPDIISPKFRFTPGRELYICTGDIVDFDEQGTGIVNPVVIRSNGEIDGRGKVFERLKEAGGKEYTAKLNAVRQDGSHCVTTKGGRLKSLMIHPTRKVMNDHTKKDHFIDNLKDCFMAAQEANLRKLILPLVYSGSGGVPLEECAFFYACAIYEFWRESRDRFIGPETIYFVEHDRDKAESLVKMFKVWVPTLFTHHMVIPKEYESVVASHTYVNQQRVHRERVSDAYETVEQRENKKIETIKVENINEVPGRRSTKIRTYANEKDVHISADPLYANIDASSVYDIDAGPAPQALKLVSEGVRIPNEALEPINVSDYDVIQNTAIDREENSNRSYSVDASDYKGIETNRSKMEINFINELKSVLLATSDTNHVYDNFRPNHYQSEGLPSEADAIIKNELTDTKAFTTKSFRFDKSKTVLAICTADIREAEADVIVCPAYEGVAFQGFVPNGIRCKFGIEQKAIEEKVFKKGRIATSRCPVGPGRSAYVYHVKASLFECGPYPLSTTSEKNLEQTVEKVFDKLHRLKRNVNTIAFPLIGTIDVADKDLIKSLCRHFLKVMFRCCDKRRGSNNLEVQILNHCATITEWLQETLHEQINGD; encoded by the exons ATGGCTGAAG TAATCGACGACCTATTTTCGTCAAATGTTGATGAGAGGGATGTAAAATATTTCGAATTTCTAGCAAAAGACAAAAACATACAGAACTGGAAATATGATATTTCAGCAAAGACCATTAAGGCAAGCCCAAAAGACAGCTTCGAGCTCGAAGTTTTTAAGGAGGTCATAGCCATTTTCGAACGACGCGTGTGGAAAGAAGTAACAAGTACATGGCTAATTTCAGCCGTGAAAACATTTTTTGATGATCGGAAACACAGATCTCAATTCGAGTTCGCACATCCAGTATTCAGTGACAATCAATGTGCCAAATCGCAGTGCACTTTGTTTGCATCGAATCGTGTTGATTTGGAAAGATTGCTTGACAAGTTAAAACTCCTATGGTCCCCAGATATTATATCACCAAAGTTCCGCTTTACGCCTGGTCGCGAGCTTTACATTTGTACTGGCGACATAGTTGATTTTGATGAACAAGGTACTGGTATTGTAAATCCAGTAGTTATTCGTAGCAATGGTGAAATAGATGGAAGAGGGAAAGTTTTTGAGAGACTGAAAGAAGCAGGTGGGAAGGAATACACCGCGAAATTGAATGCTGTCCGTCAAGATGGTTCTCATTGTGTGACTACAAAAGGTGGCCGGTTGAAGTCATTAATGATACACCCAACACGCAAAGTAATGAATGACCATACGAAGAAAGATCACTTTATTGACAATTTGAAAGACTGTTTTATGGCCGCACAAGAGGCAAATTTACGCAAGCTGATTTTACCACTTGTTTACTCAG GATCTGGCGGAGTACCACTTGAAGAATGTGCTTTCTTTTATGCCTGTGCGATTTATGAATTCTGGAGAGAATCTCGCGATAGGTTCATAGGACCGGAAACAATTTACTTTGTCGAGCATGACAGAGATAAAGCAGAATCCCTCGTGAAAATGTTCAAGGTTTGGGTTCCAACATTATTCACACATCATATGGTCATTCCAAAAGAATATGAAAGCGTTGTGGCCTCACATACTTACGTAAATCAGCAACGGGTACATAGGGAACGTGTAAGCGATGCATATGAGACAGTTGAACAACGCGAAAATAAGAAGATTGAAACAATAAAGGTGGAAAATATCAATGAAGTTCCGGGAAGACGATCCACAAAGATAAGAACATACGCAAACGAAAAGGATGTACACATTTCAGCGGATCCATTGTATGCAAATATTGATGCAAGCAGCGTGTACGATATCGATGCAGGACCAGCACCACAAGCACTAAAATTGGTATCGGAAGGAGTTCGAATTCCAAACGAGGCATTGGAGCCAATTAATGTATCGGACTATGACGTCATTCAAAacactgcgattgatcgcgaggAGAACAGTAATAGATCTTATTCTGTAGACGCATCCGATTATAAAGGCATTGAAACCAATCGGAGCAAAATggaaataaatttcataaatgaaCTAAAAAGTGTTCTCCTCGCTACCAGTGACACTAATCATGTTTATGATAACTTTCGCCCGAATCACTATCAAAGCGAAGGTCTGCCTAGCGAAGCTGATGCAATAATAAAGAACGAGCTGACAGATACTAAAGCGTTCACAACAAAGTCATTTcgttttgataaaagcaaaacAGTTCTAGCTATATGCACAGCTGATATTCGTGAAGCTGAAGCCGATGTTATTGTTTGCCCCGCATATGAAGGTGTTGCATTTCAAGGGTTTGTGCCAAATGGCATTCGATGTAAATTTGGTATTGAACAAAAGGCGATAGAAGAAAAGGTCTTTAAAAAGGGGAGGATAGCAACATCGCGTTGTCCGGTAGGTCCGGGAAGGTCTGCATATGTGTACCATGTCAAGGCATCATTGTTTGAATGTGGACCATACCCACTCTCTACAACATCCGAAAAGAATCTTGAACAGACTGTGGAGAAAGTGTTTGATAAACTACATCGTCTTAAGCGCAACGTCAATACCATAGCCTTCCCGCTAATCGGTACCA TCGATGTTGCTGACAAAGACCTTATCAAATCACTGTGCAGGCATTTCCTAAAAGTGATGTTCAGGTGTTGCGACAAACGTCGCGGTTCAAACAACCTGGAGGTACAGATTTTGAATCACTGTGCAACGATCACAGAATGGCTCCAGGAGACTCTGCACGAACAAATTAATGGTGATTAA